The following proteins come from a genomic window of Gadus morhua chromosome 11, gadMor3.0, whole genome shotgun sequence:
- the LOC115554256 gene encoding CAP-Gly domain-containing linker protein 1 produces the protein METHLLLSACVWTFKGILCTCRFLWICPYNAIQFLPRKKSSLANNRRLPKPHTGYELRVSAGIPGSPEHTSALQRRLAKAERDILSLKTRICCDRASWEIRFNDLQRKQEELLVQLRSEVRLADGEDPKAPVDCNTNTTVSESEEHSSTQTNHLEVMGSLTPCPSSLWEDQSSCTASSSSRTESVMSSNISVVSRRSLRVGRRCFAPHSPMDLQPGHRVRVMLPSGRISTGTVRYLGCLPGEAELCLGVVLASPDRASRQDGSHRGQSYFQCDPGYGAFVPFSKLLMAWE, from the exons ATGGAGACACACCTCCTCCTTTCGGCCTGTGTGTGGACATTTAAAGGGATACTGTGCACCTGCAGGTTTTTGTGG ATATGTCCGTACAACGCAATACAATTCCTACCGAGGAAGAAGAGCAGTCTAGCCAACAACAGAAGACTACCGAAACCACACACAG ggtaTGAGCTGAGGGTGAGTGCAGGGATACCTGGCAGCCCAGAGCACACCAGCGCCCTCCAGAGGAGGCTGGCCAAGGCAGAGAGGGACATCCTGTCACTCAAGACACGCATCTGCTGCGACCGGGCCTCATGGGAAATTAGGTTCAACGACTTGCAGAGAAAGCAGGAAGAGCTACTCGtgcag ctgaggtcagaggtcagactggCTGATGGAGAAGACCCCAAAGCGCCAGTGGACTGTAACACCAACACCACAGTATCAGAGTCTGAGGAACACTCAA GCACCCAAACAAATCACTTGGAGGTCATGGGGAGTTTGACCCCCTGCCCCAGCAGCCTATGGGAGGATCAATCTTCCTGCACAGCCTCTTCCAGCTCCAGGACAGAATCGGTCATGTCTTCAAACATCAG CGTAGTTTCACGGAGAAGCTTGCGGGTGGGTCGTCGATGCTTTGCACCGCATTCCCCGATGGACCTGCAGCCGGGCCACCGCGTCAGAGTCATGCTTCCCTCCGGTCGGATCAGCACCGGCACCGTTCGCTACCTGGGCTGCCTGCCGGGCGAGGCGGAGCTCTGCCTGGGGGTGGTGCTGGCCAGCCCCGATCGGGCTTCACGACAAGACGGCAGCCATCGGGGCCAGAGCTACTTCCAATG CGACCCAGGCTACGGTGCCTTTGTGCCGTTCAGCAAACTCCTGATGGCCTGGGAGTAG